The sequence CGGGCCGGAGGGTCAGAAGGCCCGCGCCTACGCCCGCGAGCGCGGTCTCGCGCCGGAGACGATCGAGTCCTTCGCCCTGGGATGGGCGCCCGCCGACGGTTCCCGTTTCCTGCGAGCCGCGAAAGAGGCGAAAGTCGACACGGAGGCCCTGTTCGGGACCTCTCTGGTCCGCCGGAGCGAGGGCCGGCCGCCGTTTGCCTATTTCCGATCGCGTCTTATATTCCCGATTCGTGGCGTAGCCCAGAAGGTCTACGGGTTCGGCGGCAGGATCCTGGGGCCCGGTGAGCCCAAATATCTGAACACGCCCGAAACCTCCGTCTTCCGGAAGCGTCAGACCCTTTACGCCTTGCCCGAGGCCCGGTCCGCCATGGTCCGCGCCCGGAAGGCTGTTCTCGTCGAAGGGTACCTGGACGCGCTCGCACTCCATCAGGCTGGCTGGACGCAGACCGTGGCCACGTGTGGCACGGCCTTCACGGCCGAACAGGCCAGGATGTTGCAGCGATGGGTGCTCGAGGTGGTCCTGGTCTTCGACGGAGACACGGCTGGACGCAAGGCGGCGTTCAAATCGGCGGGAATCGCCATGGCTGCCGGCATCGACGCACGCATCGTGCGGTTGCCGCAGGGTCACGATCCGGCCGACCTTCTGGCCGCGGGCAAGGGGGACGAGGTGCAGGAAGCGCTGCAGGAGGCACCGGGCCTCGTGGAGTGCATGCGGGAAGAGGTCGACGAGCGCGGTGGCGGTCGGGTGCTGCGTGAGCGTGCGCTCACACACCTGCGAGGCGTCGCGGCGGACATCGCCGATCCCGTTCGCTCCGAACTCCTGTTGGCCGAGGCTGCCGACGCCTTCGGTGTCAGTCGCCACGCCCTGCTCGCCTCGACGTCGCGTCGGAGGCACGAGCCCGCGCCCGACGCCGTTCCCGATTCCACCGACACCCCCGAGGCCGCGCCTGCCACCGAGCGGCACCTGCTCGCCCTCGCGTTGACCTCGCGTCGCGCGCGACGCCATCTCTTCGAGCGCGGCCGTCCCGGACCCTGGCGTTCGGAGACACACGCCGCACTCGCCGAGAAACTGGCCGCCGTCGCGCCCGAGGTCGACGCCGTCACCGCCGTGCACCAACTCGGCGTCGAGGGCACCGAACTCGAGCCCGTTCTGGCGGGTCTCTTCAGCGAGATCGAACCGGCTCCCGACAGCGGAGGTCTCGACCCGGTCGCCGAGATCGACGCCCTTCTGGAAGCAGAGAAGCGACTGTCCCACCGCGCCCGATCCCGACAGGAGCGCGACGACATCGACGCGGCGTACCGTAGCGGTAGCGACGAGTGGAAGGATCGACTCGCTCGCAACCGGCACGGAGACGACGCATCGTCACACCCGACGGATCCCTCTTGACCCGTTCGCACGGGGGGAAACCGAGCCGATGGACAAGACGCAAATCGACAGTTTGATCAAGGAGCTGCAGAAGCAGGCCAAGCGTCGCGGTGGCTACGTGCTGCACGACGAGGTCAACGAGCTCCTCGGTGACGAATTCGAGGTCACGGACGCCGATCGGATCTACGACCGGCTCAGTGATCTGCGGATCGAGTACTTCGACGACGAGTCGACGGCGAAGCAGAAGATGGAGCTCAAGGAGCGTCGCCGTGCGAAGAAGTTGAAGGCCGAGAAGAAATCCCTGAAGAGCACCGTCAAGTACGACGATCCCGTGCGCATGTACCTGCGCGAGATGGGAAAGGTCCCGCTGCTCGACCGCGAGGGCGAGGTCCGTCTGGCCAGGCGCATGGAAGAGGGCACGCTGCGGGTGGTCAAGGCCATCCTGCAGTCGACCCACACGCTCGACGAGCTGCGCAGCCTGGCCGACCGTCTCGGGCGTGACATGCTGGTCGTCGACGAGGTCATCCAGACCGACGCCAGTAGCTGGAACGTCAACACGACGGCGCGCAAGGAGAGTCAGCGGATCACCCGCGCCGTCGACCGGATCGAGAAGTGGCAGGCCGAGATCCGCGAGACCCGCAGGGAGCTCGAGGACGACGACCTCACCGCAGGTCGTCGCAAGACCCTCGAGAAGAAGATCGACACCCGCGAGCAGAAGATCCTCGACGAGTTCGTCGGGCTGAAGCTGAGCACCGCGCAGGTCGAGTCGATGAGCAACGCTCTGCGCACGGTCATGGGCAAGATCGAACGCACCCGCGAGCAGATCGCGCAGTGCGAGGACTTCTGCGGCCTCGACGCCACGAAGTTGGCCGAGACCATCCGCAACGCCCAGAAGCGCAAACACAAGACGGTGAAGATCCCCGACAAGGGAAGCATGGACGTCCAGGACCTCGTGGACATCCAGAACAAGATCCGCTCGCTGCGTTCGAAGATCAGCAAGATCGAGGACGAGATCGGGATCGACTCCGCGAAGTTGCACGAGCTCGTGCTCGAGATCGACGCCGGCGAGCGTCAACTCCAGCAGGCCGTGAAGCAGATGATCGAGGCCAACGTCCGCCTCGTGATCAGCATCGCCAAGCGCTACACCAACCGGGGCCTGGAATTCCTCGATCTCATCCAGGAGGGGAACAGCGGTCTGATGCGCGCCGTCGAGAAGTTCGACTACCGCAAGGGCTACAAGTTCTCCACCTACGCGACGTGGTGGATCCGCCAGGCCATCACGCGGGCGATCGCCGACCAGGCGCGCACCATCCGCGTGCCGGTGCACATGATCGAGGCCATCAACAAGGTGAACCGGGTGAGCCGTCAGCTGCTCCAGGAACTCGGTCGCGATCCCACGGCCGAGGAGATGGCCAAGCTGCTCGACATGCCCACCGACAAGGTGAAGCAGGTCATGAAGGCCAGCCTGGAACCGGTGTCGCTCGACCGCCCGATCGGCGAGGACGAGGACAGCAATCTGGGTGACTTCATCGAGGACACCGCGGCCCCGAGCCCGGCCAAGCAGGCCGCGCACGCCATGCTCGAGGATCGTATGAGCCGGGTGCTCAGCACCCTGACCCGGCGCGAGGAGAAGGTCATCCGCCTGCGCTTCGGGCTGGGTGACGGCACGCCGCGCACGCTCGAAGAAGTGGGCACGATCTTCAAGGTCACCCGCGAGCGCGTGCGCCAGATCGAGGCCAAGGCCCTGCGCAAACTGCGGCACCCGAGCCGTAGCCGGAAGCTCAAGGGTTACACCGAGATCATCTGAGCGCGGTCCGAAGGCTCCGGATCACGACGAGGCGGCTCCACCGGTGGTGGGGCCGCTTCGCGTTCAGCCGGCGGGGAGCTCGTCCATCCAGCCGATCCGGTGCAGACCTTCCAGCACCCCGCGCAGCACCGATTCCTTCGCGAGGATCGTGTTCTCGCTCGCCCGGCTGCCGGGGCGGAAGTGGGCACGGACCTCTTCACCCGCGTTGCCGACCACGATCGACCACCACGGGCGCGAGAGGGCCGCGACGTCGTTGCCCGAGTCGCCGGCGAAGACCACGGCGTCCATGTCGAGGGCGATCCGGGCGCGCAGGTGTTCGACCGCGCGGGCCTTGTCGGTGTCCCGGGGCAGGACGTCGAGCAGACCGTGCCCCGTCCAGGGATCCAGGCTGCGCACCAGATTGACCCGCAGGCCGCGCCCGAGCAGGGCCGAGCCGATCCCGCGGGCCAGATCGTCGCCGAAGTCGCGGTCCTCGCGCAGGAAGCTGCGCTTGAAGCGGGACTGCTCTTCGGGGGCCTGCCGCCGGACGCCGTCGTGGGCCAGGATCACGGGGTCGGCCTCGTCGAGGCTCGACACGCCCAGGGCCGCGGCCAACTGGGTGGAGTAGGCCTCGTCGGGCTCCCAGGTGCCGCCCCGGCGCCAGTGGACGCTGGTGCCGACCGCGCTGGCCACGGCGTCGGGCCACGGCAGCCCCGCGCGCTCGATCGTCGCGAGCGCGTTCTCGAAGCCGCGCCCCGTGACGTAGGCGAGGGCCAGATCCGTCTGGGTCTCACGCCATCGGCGGAAGGCCTCGACGGCCTCCGGGTCCGAGTTTCCGGGTGCGATGAGTGTGCCGTCGATGTCGCTCGCCAGCAGGCGCTTGCGGTCCATCCCTTGACGCCTTCGTCCAGTGGCTTAGGGTCATTCGATGGGCTCGGCGCGGAAGCGCCGGCCTTCCGACCCACCGTACGAAAGACCATGGACCACGCAATGTCGATGCCGCGGCCCATCGTTTTCGGGGAAGCCCTCTACGACGTCTTCGACGGCGAGTCCGAAGTGCTGGGTGGCGCGCCGTTCAACGTGGCGTGGCACCTGCAGGGATTCGGCCGGGAGCCGCGCTTCGTCGGAGCGCGCGGCGACGACGAGCGCGGGCGGCGTATCGATTCCACCATGGACGAATGGGGCATGGACACCGTGGGACTCCAGGTGGACCCGGGGCACGGGACGGGAGTCGTCCACGCCCGGGTCGACGGCCACGACGTCGAGTACGACATCGTCGAGGACGTCGCCTACGACCACGTCGACGCCGAGGCCGCCCTGGCCGCGGTGGACGAGCTCGAGCCCGCCTGTCTGGTCCACGGGACCCTGGCCCTCCGGGCCGACGAGAGCCGGCGGGCCTTCCGCCGGATCCGCGAGTCCACGTCGGTTCCCGTCTTCTGCGACGTGAACCTGCGGCCGCCCCACACCCCCCTCGAGCGGGCGCGGGAGGCCGTCGAGCACGCGACGTGGGTCAAATTGAACGCCGACGAGCTGAACCAGCTCGCCGGGACGACGGCGCGCGACCGCGGCGCGCTCCTCGCCGCCGCCGAGCGGCTGCTCCGGGACAACGATCTGCAGCGGCTGGTGGTGACCCTGGGCGCCGACGGAGCCCTGGCCGTCGACGCGACGGCGGGTGCCGCCTCGGTCGAGGGGGCCACGGTGGAGAACTTCGTCGATCCCGTCGGCGCCGGCGATGCTTTCGCCTCGGTCACGTTGATCGGTCTGCTGGACGACTGGCCCGTCGAGGTCGCCCTGCGGCGCGCGAACGAATTCGCCGCCGTGGTGTGTGAACGCCAGGGCGCCACGCTCCCGGACCGAGCCGACTACGCGCGGGTGCGCGCCAGCTGGGAGTCCGACGATGTCCGCTGACGTCTCGCGACTGCGACACGGACTGCACGTCCTCAGCCTGAGTCTGCACGGTCTGGTCCGCGGCTACGACATCGAGCTCGGGCGCGACGCCGACACCGGCGGCCAGATCACCTACGTGATCGAGCAGGTCAGGGCCCTGGCCCAGCACTCCGACGTACGGCGCGTGCAGCTGCTGACCCGGCGCGTGCACGGCCCGAACGTCGACGATTCCTACGCCGAGGAGCGCGAGGCCCTGGCCGGCAACGCCGAGATCGTGCGCATCGACTGCGGGCCGCGTCGCTACCTGCGCAAGGAGCGGCTCTGGCCCTACCTGGACGAGTTCGTCGACCGCACCATGAATCTGCTGCGCACCCAGGGCGAGCTTCCCGACGTCGTCCACGGCCACTACGCCGACGCGGGCTACGTGGGCAGCGAGATCGCCCGGCTGTTGGGCGTGCCCTTCGTGTTCACGGGCCACTCGCTGGGACGCGTCAAGCGCATGCGGATGCTGAAGGGCAAGTCCGACGCCGAGACCATCGATCGGCAGTTCAACTTCCCCATGCGCATCGAGGCCGAGGAGATCGCGCTCGAGACCGCATCGGTGGTCACCACCAGCACCGAGCAGGAGGTCGAGGAGCAGTACGCGCTCTACGACCACTACGAGCCCGAGCGCATGGAGGTGATCCCGCCGGGCGTGGACCTGTCGCGCTTCCGGCCGCCGCGTGACGACGAGCCGAAGCCCGCCATCGCTCGGGAACTCGATCGCTTCCTCCGCGATCCCGAGCGTCCTCTGATCGTGGCGTTGGCCCGTGCCGACGAGCGCAAGAACCTGGCCGCGCTCGTTCGGGCCTACGCGAGCAGCGATCTGCTGCGAGAGCGCACGAACCTGGCGATCCTCGCGGGCGGCCGCGAGGACATCCGCGAAATGGGGAAGGCCCCGCGGAAGGTCCTCACCGAGCTGCTCCTGTTGATCGACGCGCACGACCTCTACGGGCAGGTGGCGTACCCGAAGTCGCACCGCCCCGAGGACGTTCCGGAACTCTACCGATGGACCGCTCGCACGGGTGGGGTGTTCGTGAACCCCGCTCTCACCGAACCCTTCGGTCTCACGCTGATCGAGGCGGCAGCCAGCGGCGTGCCGATCGTGGCCACGCACGACGGCGGTCCGCGGGACATCATCAAGGCCTGCCGCAACGGACTCCTGGTCGATCCCTTCGACGACGCCGACATCGCCCGGGGGATCGAAGAGATCGTCGGCGACCGCGAGACCTGGGAGACCATGTCGCGGTCGGGCATCGAGGGCGCTCGCCGCACCTACGGCTGGGACGGTCACGCCGACAGCCTGGTGAACGAGGTGCGCCGGGTCATCCTGGGATCCCGCCCCCGGTCGGAGATCACCACCGTGGCGCCCGAGCGCCTCAAGCGCGCCGAGCGGGCGATCGTGATCGAGCTCGACGGGGTGTTCACCGAGGACAAGCAGGGAGTGCTGGACCTGGTCAAGCGCCTGCGCGAGACTTCGGCCGACGTCGCGCTCGGGGTGGTGACCGGTCGCCGTCCCGATGCCGCGGCCGAGCTCTTGCACGACCTGCAGGTCCCCGTTCCCGACTTCATGATCGCGGCCGCCGGTACCGAGATCGTCTACGGCCGCAAGCGGGTGTCCGATCGCTCCTGGGCACGACACATCGACCATCGTTGGCAGGCGCGGGCCATCCAGAAGGCACTGATCTCGATGCCGGGCATCACGTTGCAGCCCGAGACCGAGCAGCGTCACTTCAAGGTGAGTTTCTATCTCGACGACGAAGAGGCCCCGAGCCTGCGCAAGATCCGGCGGGCGCTGCGCCAGAGTCGCCTGCCGGCGAAGTGCGTGCTCAGCGACGGATCGTTCCTCGACGTGGTCCCTTCGCGCGCCTCGCCCGGTCGCGCTCTGCGATTCCTGTCGTACAAGTGGGAACTCTGGCCGGACCGCGTGTTGGTGGTGGGCCGGACGGGCATCGACGAGGACATGCTCCTGGGCGACACCCTGGGCGTGGTCGTCGCCGATCATTCTTCCGAGCTGCGCAACCTGCGTGGGCGGCCCCGGGTCTACTTCTCCGAGGCCACCGGTGTTCACGCCGTGATCGACGGCATCGACCATTACGACTTCCTGGGCGAGATCCGGGTGGATGACGAGGCCGGTGGCGAAGCCCTGCGGGCGAGCGCCGGAGACGGAGGGGAAGGCTCATGAGCGAGGATCTCCAGCGCGATGTCGATGCCCACCGGGCACGGCTCTACGGATTCTTCCGGGGTCTGGTGACCGCGGAGCGCGTGCTGCTGCTCCGGACCGATCTGGTGGAACCCTTCGAGCGCTTCGCCGCCGAGAAGGACGACGGTCTCCGCGAGACCCGGCTCGCACGTGCATTGCTCACCGCGCAGGAGGGCGTGGTCCGCGGGCGCACGTTGTGGCTGGCCATGCGTCCCCGCGTCGCGCAGTGGAAGCACCTGCAGATCCACTGCGAAGAGATGTGGGTGCGTGAGGTCGAGGTCGCCGAGTACCTCGACGCCAAGGAACGCGCGGTCAACGGTGGTCCTCCGAGTGCCTGGCCGCTGGAAGTGGACTTCGGTCCGTTCGAGCGGGGATTTCCGCGCCTCAGCGAGGCCCGCTCGATCGGCCGCGGCGTGGAGTTTCTCAACCGGCACCTCGCTCGGCGGGTCTTCGACGACAAGGGGCCCGGAGCCCAGGCGATCTTCGACTTCCTGCGCCTGCACCGCATCGAGGGCCGGCCGGTGATGCTGAACGAACGGATCCCGAACCTCACGACCATGGTGTCGGCGCTGCGCGATGCCATCGAGTGGATCGAGATCCAGGCCAGCGAGGCCCTCTGGTCCGACCACGCCGACGTGCTCAGCTCCATGGGTTTCGAGGTCGGCTGGGGCCGAACGCTGGAGCAGGCGCGCTCGACCATGGAGCTGCTGGTCGACGTGCTCGAGGCGCCGTCGCCCGAGCCGCTCGAGCGCTTCCTGCGGCGCATCCCGATGATCTTCAAGGTGGCGATCCTGTCGCCGCACGGCTGGTTCGGCCAGGCCGACGTGCTGGGCAAGCCCGACACCGGCGGTCAGGTCGTCTACATCCTCGACCAGGTGCGGGCACTCGAGCGCGAGATGCGGCACAGCATCCGTCAGCAGGGCCTGGACGTCCAACCGCAGATCATCGTGCTCACGCGGCTGATCCCCGAGGCCGAGGGCACGACCTGTGATCATCCGGTCGAGCCGATCCTGGGCACCGAGCACGCGCGGATCGTGCGCGTGCCCTTCCGCGACGAGAACGGCGAGGTGTTGCAGCACTGGATCTCTCGCTTCGAGATCTGGCCCTACCTCGAGCGCTACTCGATCGAGTGCGAGCACGTGCTGAGCGCCGAGTTCGGCGGCCGGCCCGACCTGCTGATCGGCAACTACTCCGACGGCAACCTCGTGGCCACGCTGCTGTCGAAGCGGCTGAAGGTCACGCAGTGCAACATCGCCCACGCGCTCGAGAAGACCAAGTACCTGCACAGCGACCTGTACTGGCGCGACCACGAGGACGAACACCACTTCGCCACGCAGTACTCGGTCGATCTCATGGCCATGAACTCGGCCGACTTCATCATCACCAGCACCTATCAGGAGATCGCCGGTACGCGCCAGACGGTCGGGCAGTACGAGAGCTACCAGAGTTACACGCTGCCCGGGCTGTACCGGGTGAACAACGGGATCGATCCCTTCGACCCGAAGTTCAACATCGTGTCGCCGGGGGCGGCCGAGGACGTGTTCTTCCCGTACTGGGAGGCCGAGCGCCGGGTCGAGTCGATGCACGACGAGCTCGACCGCATGATCTTCGGGCCGTCGGGCGAGGACGGCTTCGGCCATCTGGAGGACCGCACGAAACCGATCCTGATGACCTTGTCGCGACTGGACCGGATCAAGAACATCGCTGGCTTCGTCGAGTGGTACGCGCACAGCCCGGAACTGCGCGAGCGGGCG is a genomic window of Candidatus Krumholzibacteriia bacterium containing:
- a CDS encoding HAD-IIB family hydrolase — protein: MDRKRLLASDIDGTLIAPGNSDPEAVEAFRRWRETQTDLALAYVTGRGFENALATIERAGLPWPDAVASAVGTSVHWRRGGTWEPDEAYSTQLAAALGVSSLDEADPVILAHDGVRRQAPEEQSRFKRSFLREDRDFGDDLARGIGSALLGRGLRVNLVRSLDPWTGHGLLDVLPRDTDKARAVEHLRARIALDMDAVVFAGDSGNDVAALSRPWWSIVVGNAGEEVRAHFRPGSRASENTILAKESVLRGVLEGLHRIGWMDELPAG
- a CDS encoding sucrose synthase → MSEDLQRDVDAHRARLYGFFRGLVTAERVLLLRTDLVEPFERFAAEKDDGLRETRLARALLTAQEGVVRGRTLWLAMRPRVAQWKHLQIHCEEMWVREVEVAEYLDAKERAVNGGPPSAWPLEVDFGPFERGFPRLSEARSIGRGVEFLNRHLARRVFDDKGPGAQAIFDFLRLHRIEGRPVMLNERIPNLTTMVSALRDAIEWIEIQASEALWSDHADVLSSMGFEVGWGRTLEQARSTMELLVDVLEAPSPEPLERFLRRIPMIFKVAILSPHGWFGQADVLGKPDTGGQVVYILDQVRALEREMRHSIRQQGLDVQPQIIVLTRLIPEAEGTTCDHPVEPILGTEHARIVRVPFRDENGEVLQHWISRFEIWPYLERYSIECEHVLSAEFGGRPDLLIGNYSDGNLVATLLSKRLKVTQCNIAHALEKTKYLHSDLYWRDHEDEHHFATQYSVDLMAMNSADFIITSTYQEIAGTRQTVGQYESYQSYTLPGLYRVNNGIDPFDPKFNIVSPGAAEDVFFPYWEAERRVESMHDELDRMIFGPSGEDGFGHLEDRTKPILMTLSRLDRIKNIAGFVEWYAHSPELRERANVLVVGGFVDPSWSRDADERAQIERLHRLFADHDLDGQVRWANMLTDKTFVGELYRYVAERKGMFVQPALFEAFGLTVIEAMVSGLPVFATRYGGPLEIIQDGRNGFHIDPNHGGRAAELMAQFVDSCRQDPDLWNRTSRAAYERVQEHYTWGLYAQRLLALSRVYGFWKYITNIEREETARYLDMFYGLMVRPLAMGVSDRSS
- a CDS encoding PfkB family carbohydrate kinase, translated to MDHAMSMPRPIVFGEALYDVFDGESEVLGGAPFNVAWHLQGFGREPRFVGARGDDERGRRIDSTMDEWGMDTVGLQVDPGHGTGVVHARVDGHDVEYDIVEDVAYDHVDAEAALAAVDELEPACLVHGTLALRADESRRAFRRIRESTSVPVFCDVNLRPPHTPLERAREAVEHATWVKLNADELNQLAGTTARDRGALLAAAERLLRDNDLQRLVVTLGADGALAVDATAGAASVEGATVENFVDPVGAGDAFASVTLIGLLDDWPVEVALRRANEFAAVVCERQGATLPDRADYARVRASWESDDVR
- the dnaG gene encoding DNA primase translates to MRGRIPDDVIDKIREDTAIEQVVGHFLTLTRKGGSYWARCPFHNEKTPSFHVNTDRQIFYCFGCQRGGNVFRFLMDKEGMSFPEAVEWCADRLGIDLQRSVTDREDAGPDPREGALKANAWAEQWFAEQLRGPEGQKARAYARERGLAPETIESFALGWAPADGSRFLRAAKEAKVDTEALFGTSLVRRSEGRPPFAYFRSRLIFPIRGVAQKVYGFGGRILGPGEPKYLNTPETSVFRKRQTLYALPEARSAMVRARKAVLVEGYLDALALHQAGWTQTVATCGTAFTAEQARMLQRWVLEVVLVFDGDTAGRKAAFKSAGIAMAAGIDARIVRLPQGHDPADLLAAGKGDEVQEALQEAPGLVECMREEVDERGGGRVLRERALTHLRGVAADIADPVRSELLLAEAADAFGVSRHALLASTSRRRHEPAPDAVPDSTDTPEAAPATERHLLALALTSRRARRHLFERGRPGPWRSETHAALAEKLAAVAPEVDAVTAVHQLGVEGTELEPVLAGLFSEIEPAPDSGGLDPVAEIDALLEAEKRLSHRARSRQERDDIDAAYRSGSDEWKDRLARNRHGDDASSHPTDPS
- a CDS encoding HAD family hydrolase, translated to MSADVSRLRHGLHVLSLSLHGLVRGYDIELGRDADTGGQITYVIEQVRALAQHSDVRRVQLLTRRVHGPNVDDSYAEEREALAGNAEIVRIDCGPRRYLRKERLWPYLDEFVDRTMNLLRTQGELPDVVHGHYADAGYVGSEIARLLGVPFVFTGHSLGRVKRMRMLKGKSDAETIDRQFNFPMRIEAEEIALETASVVTTSTEQEVEEQYALYDHYEPERMEVIPPGVDLSRFRPPRDDEPKPAIARELDRFLRDPERPLIVALARADERKNLAALVRAYASSDLLRERTNLAILAGGREDIREMGKAPRKVLTELLLLIDAHDLYGQVAYPKSHRPEDVPELYRWTARTGGVFVNPALTEPFGLTLIEAAASGVPIVATHDGGPRDIIKACRNGLLVDPFDDADIARGIEEIVGDRETWETMSRSGIEGARRTYGWDGHADSLVNEVRRVILGSRPRSEITTVAPERLKRAERAIVIELDGVFTEDKQGVLDLVKRLRETSADVALGVVTGRRPDAAAELLHDLQVPVPDFMIAAAGTEIVYGRKRVSDRSWARHIDHRWQARAIQKALISMPGITLQPETEQRHFKVSFYLDDEEAPSLRKIRRALRQSRLPAKCVLSDGSFLDVVPSRASPGRALRFLSYKWELWPDRVLVVGRTGIDEDMLLGDTLGVVVADHSSELRNLRGRPRVYFSEATGVHAVIDGIDHYDFLGEIRVDDEAGGEALRASAGDGGEGS
- the rpoD gene encoding RNA polymerase sigma factor RpoD, translating into MDKTQIDSLIKELQKQAKRRGGYVLHDEVNELLGDEFEVTDADRIYDRLSDLRIEYFDDESTAKQKMELKERRRAKKLKAEKKSLKSTVKYDDPVRMYLREMGKVPLLDREGEVRLARRMEEGTLRVVKAILQSTHTLDELRSLADRLGRDMLVVDEVIQTDASSWNVNTTARKESQRITRAVDRIEKWQAEIRETRRELEDDDLTAGRRKTLEKKIDTREQKILDEFVGLKLSTAQVESMSNALRTVMGKIERTREQIAQCEDFCGLDATKLAETIRNAQKRKHKTVKIPDKGSMDVQDLVDIQNKIRSLRSKISKIEDEIGIDSAKLHELVLEIDAGERQLQQAVKQMIEANVRLVISIAKRYTNRGLEFLDLIQEGNSGLMRAVEKFDYRKGYKFSTYATWWIRQAITRAIADQARTIRVPVHMIEAINKVNRVSRQLLQELGRDPTAEEMAKLLDMPTDKVKQVMKASLEPVSLDRPIGEDEDSNLGDFIEDTAAPSPAKQAAHAMLEDRMSRVLSTLTRREEKVIRLRFGLGDGTPRTLEEVGTIFKVTRERVRQIEAKALRKLRHPSRSRKLKGYTEII